In the genome of Leguminivora glycinivorella isolate SPB_JAAS2020 chromosome 21, LegGlyc_1.1, whole genome shotgun sequence, one region contains:
- the LOC125237456 gene encoding uncharacterized protein LOC125237456 isoform X2, giving the protein MDDILLARLRLINDKLTTDLEVIPGTVNLENLVQAQITYSKLEATLKRLSGDLTEYFRLASTPASDEICLISGLQLQAEETLAELKVKIDQISTSSKPSEKLTEANSSCRLPKLQLPVYNGDVLAWYEFWDAFRSNIDARNLPDVDKLSYLKTSVTGDAKKVIDGLATTSTNYAIAVTILKERFGKTSHLIDAHYATLYKIKMAKGSADDYRRTFNEIERNLKILESLGENINHNHLRFMLLEKFPSDLVYEIKLKVKDDSIQELRSHLDKIITAKEDAERISGRKRPQETEASTVGTLHVNAKRARYANQSQLQHSNQSKQNHQGRFDKRPVLKKFKGFKKYDNKGNRPNQTSTSNKDQAETQRSTPGAKKGLVCIFCEGGHYNDSCPEASTLAERKKRLAGRCYICFSKNHVANACWRKRRCARCKGEVPHNRALCPLNFQKDTTEKSQS; this is encoded by the coding sequence ATGGACGACATTCTTTTAGCAAGGCTTAGGCTCATTAACGACAAACTCACAACGGACTTAGAAGTAATTCCGGGTACTGTTAATTTAGAAAATTTAGTGCAGGCTCAGATCACATACAGTAAATTAGAAGCAACACTGAAAAGACTTAGCGGAGACCTGACGGAGTACTTTAGGCTGGCTTCGACACCCGCATCTGATGAAATCTGCTTGATAAGTGGACTTCAACTTCAAGCAGAGGAGACTTTAGCTGAACTTAAGGTGAAGATTGACCAGATATCTACATCAAGCAAACCATCAGAGAAGCTGACTGAAGCGAACTCCTCGTGCAGACTTCCTAAGCTCCAGCTGCCGGTGTATAATGGGGATGTACTGGCGTGGTATGAATTTTGGGATGCCTTCAGAAGCAACATCGATGCAAGGAACCTGCCGGATGTTGACAAGCTTTCTTATCTTAAGACTTCAGTCACGGGAGATGCCAAAAAAGTCATTGACGGTCTAGCGACTACAAGCACCAACTATGCTATTGCCGTTACGATACTGAAGGAAAGGTTCGGGAAAACTTCACATCTTATAGACGCGCACTATGCAACATTATATAAAATTAAGATGGCCAAAGGCAGTGCGGATGACTATAGAAGGACTTTCAACGAAATCGAAAGGAATCTTAAGATTTTAGAATCACTAGGTGAGAACATTAACCACAACCATCTGCGCTTCATGCTACTAGAGAAGTTTCCTTCTGATCTAgtatacgaaataaaacttaaagttaAGGATGATTCCATTCAAGAACTGAGAAGCCACCTGGATAAAATCATCACTGCCAAAGAGGACGCGGAAAGGATATCGGGTAGGAAACGCCCTCAAGAGACAGAAGCTAGTACGGTCGGGACTCTTCATGTGAATGCAAAACGTGCGAGATACGCAAACCAGTCCCAACTACAACACAGTAACCAGAGTAAACAAAACCATCAGGGACGCTTTGATAAGAGACCGGTACTAAAGAAGTTTAAGGGTTtcaagaaatatgacaataaAGGAAACAGACCAAACCAAACTTCAACTTCAAACAAAGATCAGGCAGAAACTCAGCGAAGTACTCCAGGGGCTAAGAAGGGATTGGTGTGTATATTTTGCGAAGGGGGCCATTATAATGATAGTTGCCCTGAAGCATCTACTTTAGCAGAAAGGAAGAAACGACTTGCAGGACGATGCTACATCTGCTTCAGTAAGAATCACGTAGCAAATGCTTGCTGGAGAAAGAGAAGGTGTGCCCGTTGTAAAGGAGAAGTACCGCATAATAGAGCATTATGTCCTTTAAATTTTCAGAAGGATACAACGGAGAAGAGTCAGTCCTGA
- the LOC125237456 gene encoding uncharacterized protein LOC125237456 isoform X1, translating to MSFKFSEGYNGEESVLTVLEEGITALQTATVYASPIDDKNKQFKYRLLLDPGSQRSYVTFRTAKELKLPVEEESHLVVFTFGDDPPREIHSPIVTLHLLSRTNKNIVIQANCVEHISRGYIPNVKMKNLPESYTLADDGSLSGPVQILVGNEYYCNITYEKKVQLDSNLFLIDSALGWIISGRAEPQLRDESYVVTYTQTCIETKLHQPDPPLCNGDIKSLWELECIGISDSPRATREEEAIKYFNDTTLKLNNRYTVSWPWITYPPDLPNNFGMAFGRLSSLLKRMDQDTLLAYSDTFKEQLDKGIIEVVPTSRTSTGNVVHYLPFHGVRHRGKPMRIVYDASSKSSKDTKSLNECLYRGPLMLEDLTGLLIKFRTHRIGLTSDIEKAFLQMALHEKDRDVTRFLWLKDTSKPVSQDNLLYLRFCRVPFGVISSPFLLNATIKHHLSNAEDQQVRQKANDIYVDNFVSGTDTTDEAMKLYKNLKGSFQDISMSLRDWSSNSREFMKKVSDTCKEDKVKVLGLEWDIKKDTLQLKPNLQEEAVTKRGILKTIASIYDPCGYAVPYTLSCKLFLQELWKAGVSWDSPLSSELTEEWNKIRQNLEAIRKVSVDRCYMKTPVGKGYQLHCFTDASLQAYAASVFLVCGSEKSFIIGKSRLIPIKDQESLKIPRLELLGVLIGSRLIKFVLKFLQQKIVRQVLWTDSQIVIEWCKSDKLLPPFVARRIEEIKTNKDLEIRYLPSDLNPADVGTRPTCSREDREKWLSGPQFIVQDPKTWPTTSGGGPTSSLLIGEGLGIQEDEELMEIVDPDIHNVSPMETEESTTTKEVASQDNDQMPDQLLNLKEIQAEYFPLEVEGKVTSLSLNLGVFKDIDELLRCKGRMKHADWSFDKRYPILIPKDSDFTNEIIMKTHQENKHVGVSHTLDKIRETYWIPQGRSQVQKILRKCSECMKHDGGPYKLPETPALPKERVNYSSPFTYVGTDYLGPLLVNNGNGNCKRWISLYTCLAVRAIHLEVVKDLTAEEGLMALRRMISARGVPTLITSDNAAHYKLLSEILQNPYCVEKEIKWKFIPQLAPWHGGFYERLVGLVKNCMKKTLQKHLLNDTQLVTAVKEIEAVLNTRPLTYVDSEPDHVLKPSDFLTMGKCIIMETSDKDPTTSQGTVTKDHLIKGWKKARIILREFKEMFENRYLLNLRERYSHHPKEPRVTSKLAPKIGQIVQIKGDTKNRINWKVGKIVSLKEGADGLCRVAKVRVGDTEYTRSIAHLYPLEIEDGEEQCKQTSSYDESVEEPVQLPDLPRPSGKDDQTVESLNDVAEPSSEQRFTHEVRDQQEEVQPHASPVEGKCSSKQAVEFMSSELNEPKPKSMSEPEPLAVVDLEFYDQNDPESHHLEEVTPEGQHEESRPKRAAALRALEKIKEWTSNLVAVLLPEAGCVATGANI from the coding sequence ATGTCCTTTAAATTTTCAGAAGGATACAACGGAGAAGAGTCAGTCCTGACGGTTCTAGAAGAGGGAATCACAGCACTCCAAACGGCAACAGTTTATGCAAGCCCCATAGATGATAagaataaacaatttaaatataggCTTCTTTTAGATCCAGGTTCCCAACGCTCTTATGTAACATTCCGGACTGCAAAGGAATTAAAACTTCCCGTCGAAGAAGAGAGTCATCTAGTAGTATTCACCTTCGGCGACGATCCTCCCAGAGAGATACATAGCCCAATAGTCACCCTTCATCTACTATCTAGAACAAACAAGAACATAGTAATACAGGCTAACTGCGTAGAGCATATCTCCAGAGGTTATATACCTAATGTCAAGATGAAGAACTTACCGGAGTCATATACACTAGCGGACGACGGGTCGCTAAGCGGACCTGTACAGATCTTGGTTGGAAACGAATATTACTGCAACATAACTTACGAGAAAAAGGTACAACTGGATAGCAATTTGTTTCTAATCGACTCTGCACTTGGTTGGATAATTAGTGGTAGAGCAGAACCACAGCTTAGAGACGAGTCGTACGTAGTGACTTACACTCAGACTTGCATTGAAACGAAGCTTCATCAGCCAGATCCACCTCTTTGTAATGGAGACATAAAGAGCCTTTGGGAACTAGAATGTATAGGTATTAGTGATTCCCCAAGAGCAACTAGAGAAGAAGAAGCcatcaaatattttaatgatacaactttaaaattaaataatcgtTACACGGTAAGCTGGCCTTGGATAACTTATCCACCGgatttacctaataattttggAATGGCTTTTGGTCGTTTATCAAGCTTATTGAAGCGTATGGATCAAGATACGTTATTAGCATACAGCGATACGTTTAAAGAACAATTAGATAAAGGTATAATAGAAGTTGTACCTACTTCAAGAACGTCAACGGGTAACGTCGTTCACTACTTACCTTTCCATGGAGTACGTCACCGAGGAAAACCTATGAGAATAGTTTATGATGCTAGCTCTAAGAGTAGCAAAGACACCAAGAGTCTGAACGAATGTTTGTACAGAGGACCACTCATGTTAGAAGACCTCACTGGCTTACTTATAAAATTTAGAACTCATCGGATAGGTTTAACCTCAGATATTGAAAAGGCGTTTTTACAGATGGCGTTACACGAGAAGGATCGTGATGTAACCAGATTCTTGTGGCTCAAAGATACCTCTAAACCGGTATCTCAAGACAACCTACTATACCTTAGGTTTTGTAGAGTTCCATTTGGCGTCATTTCATCACCGTTTTTGCTTAATGCGACTATTAAGCACCACCTGTCCAACGCAGAAGATCAGCAAGTCAGACAGAAAGCAAATGACATATATGTGGATAACTTTGTTTCGGGTACCGACACTACGGATGAGGCGATGAAACTCTACAAAAATCTAAAAGGATCTTTTCAAGACATTTCAATGTCACTCAGGGATTGGAGTTCGAATTCTAGGGAATTTATGAAGAAAGTCTCTGATACATGTAAAGAAGATAAAGTAAAGGTACTTGGTTTGGAATGGGACATCAAAAAGGATACTCTCCAGTTGAAACCTAACTTACAAGAAGAAGCTGTCACGAAAAGAGGAATACTGAAAACTATTGCATCAATCTACGATCCATGTGGTTATGCAGTACCTTATACCCTATCATGTAAACTCTTTTTACAAGAGCTTTGGAAAGCTGGAGTGTCATGGGACTCACCATTATCAAGCGAACTAACGGAAGAATGGAACAAGATCCGACAGAACTTAGAAGCCATTAGGAAGGTGTCGGTGGACAGATGCTACATGAAGACACCAGTGGGAAAAGGCTACCAACTACACTGTTTCACCGATGCCTCTCTACAGGCTTATGCAGCATCAGTCTTTTTAGTTTGCGGCTCGGAGAAAAGCTTCATTATTGGTAAATCCCGTCTGATACCAATAAAGGATCAGGAGAGTCTCAAGATACCCCGTCTTGAACTTTTAGGAGTACTGATTGGCAGTAGACTGATAAAGTTTGTTCTTAAGTTTCTCCAGCAGAAGATAGTAAGGCAAGTCTTATGGACCGACAGCCAGATCGTCATAGAATGGTGCAAATCTGACAAGCTATTGCCACCCTTCGTTGCCAGGCGGATAGAAGAGATCAAAACAAATAAAGATCTGGAGATCAGATACCTTCCATCAGACCTAAATCCAGCTGACGTCGGCACCAGACCCACCTGTTCAAGAGAGGACAGGGAGAAATGGCTGAGTGGTCCACAATTTATAGTTCAAGATCCGAAGACGTGGCCAACAACTTCTGGCGGTGGACCAACCAGTTCTCTCTTGATTGGGGAGGGTCTTGGGATCCAAGAAGACGAAGAACTGATGGAAATAGTTGATCCAGACATACACAATGTTAGTCCGATGGAAACGGAGGAGAGTACAACTACAAAGGAAGTAGCGAGTCAAGACAATGATCAGATGCCGGATCAGTTACTAAATTTGAAAGAAATTCAAGCTGAATACTTTCCTCTAGAGGTAGAAGGAAAGGTAACTAGTCTAAGTTTGAATTTAGGCGTATTTAAAGACATAGATGAGTTACTGAGGTGTAAAGGTCGTATGAAACACGCAGACTGGTCATTTGATAAACGCTACCCTATACTTATACCGAAAGATTCAGATTTCACCAACGAAATTATAATGAAGACTCATCAAGAAAATAAGCATGTTGGAGTAAGTCACACGCTAGACAAGATAAGGGAAACTTACTGGATACCACAAGGAAGAAGCCAAGTTCAGAAGATTTTGAGGAAGTGCTCCGAATGTATGAAGCATGACGGAGGGCCATATAAACTACCGGAAACTCCTGCGTTACCAAAAGAGAGGGTCAATTATAGCTCTCCATTCACATACGTTGGTACCGACTATCTGGGACCACTTCTAGTTAACAATGGGAATGGCAATTGTAAAAGGTGGATTAGCCTCTACACATGCTTAGCCGTAAGAGCCATTCACTTAGAAGTTGTAAAGGACTTAACTGCGGAAGAAGGTTTAATGGCCTTACGTAGAATGATTTCAGCAAGAGGTGTACCTACCTTAATAACGTCTGATAATGCGGCTCACTACAAGTTACTCTCAGAGATTCTTCAGAACCCATACTGCGTAGAGAAAGAGATAAAATGGAAATTTATACCACAATTAGCACCATGGCATGGAGGATTCTATGAGAGATTAGTTGGTTTAGTTAAAAACTGTATGAAGAAAACATTACAGAAACATTTGTTGAATGACACCCAGCTAGTAACAGCGGTGAAAGAAATAGAAGCAGTTCTTAACACAAGACCCTTAACTTACGTAGATTCAGAGCCGGATCATGTACTAAAACCTTCAGACTTTCTTACCATGGGAAAGTGTATCATTATGGAAACTTCAGATAAGGATCCTACAACGTCGCAAGGGACGGTGACTAAGGACCACTTAATTAAAGGTTGGAAGAAAGCACGGATAATTCTACGAGAATTTAAAGAGATGTTTGAGAACCGGTATCTCCTAAATTTGAGAGAAAGATATTCCCACCATCCTAAAGAACCTAGAGTAACATCAAAGTTAGCACCTAAGATAGGTCAAATCGTGCAGATTAAAGGTGACACGAAGAACAGGATAAATTGGAAAGTTGGGAAAATAGTATCTTTAAAGGAAGGCGCCGACGGTTTATGTAGGGTCGCCAAGGTACGAGTAGGAGATACAGAGTATACAAGATCTATCGCGCATCTCTACCCGCTAGAGATCGAAGATGGAGAAGAGCAGTGCAAACAAACATCATCTTATGACGAAAGTGTTGAAGAACCGGTGCAGCTTCCTGATCTTCCACGTCCATCAGGCAAGGATGACCAGACAGTGGAATCCCTCAACGACGTTGCTGAGCCTTCATCTGAGCAGAGATTCACTCATGAAGTTAGAGATCAGCAAGAAGAAGTACAGCCTCATGCCTCGCCAGTAGAGGGAAAGTGTTCCTCTAAACAAGCGGTTGAGTTTATGTCTAGTGAGTTAAACGAGCCTAAGCCTAAGTCTATGTCCGAACCAGAGCCACTCGCGGTCGTCGACCTCGAGTTTTACGACCAGAATGATCCCGAGTCACACCACCTAGAGGAAGTTACGCCAGAAGGACAACACGAAGAATCAAGACCTAAGAGAGCGGCAGCTCTCCGAGCCCTTGAGAAGATCAAGGAATGGACCAGCAATTTAGTCGCCGTGCTGCTGCCTGAGGCGGGGTGTGTCGCGACAGGCGCGAATATCTAA